One Triticum dicoccoides isolate Atlit2015 ecotype Zavitan chromosome 4B, WEW_v2.0, whole genome shotgun sequence genomic window carries:
- the LOC119296206 gene encoding fumarate hydratase 1, mitochondrial-like yields the protein MAMVLRRLAGASGSPSAAALLLRPALTRPISTGFREERDTFGPIRVPNDKLWGAQTQRSLQNFDIGGERERMPVPIIRAFGVLKKCAAKVNMEYGLDPTIGKAIMQAAEEVAEGKLDDHFPLVIWQTGSGTQSNMNANEVIANRAAEILGHKRGDKFVHPNDHVNRSQSSNDTFPTVMHIAAAVEINSRFIPSLEQLHKSLHSKSDEFKDIIKIGRTHTQDATPLTLGQEFSGYATQVKYGIDRIACTLPRMYQLAQGGTAVGTGLNTKKGFDGKIAAAVAEETELPFVTAENKFEALAAHDAFVESSGAVNTISASLMKIANDIRLLGSGPRCGLGELILPENEPGSSIMPGKVNPTQCEALTMVCAQVMGNHVGVTIGGSNGHFELNVYKPMIAAGLLRSLRLLGDASVSFEKNCVRGIEANHKRISQLLHESLMLVTSLNPKIGYDNAAAVAKKAHKEGTTLKEAALSLGVLTEKEFHELVVPEKMIGPSD from the exons atggcGATGGTTCTGCGGCGCCTCGCCGGCGCATCAGGCTCGCCTTCGGCGGCTGCACTGCTGCTCCGGCCGGCGCTGACCCGCCCGATCTCCACCGGCTTCCGCGAGGAGCGCGACACGTTCGGCCCCATCCGCGTGCCCAACGACAA GTTGTGGGGCGCGCAGACACAGAGATCGCTGCAAAATTTCGACATTGGCGGCGAGCGCGAGCGGATGCCTGTGCCTATCATCCGCGCCTTTGGCGTGCTAAAAAAGTGCGCCGCTAAG GTGAATATGGAGTATGGCCTTGATCCAACAATTGGGAAGGCAATAATGCAGGCGGCCGAGGAGGTTGCAGAGGGAAAGTTGGATGATCACTTTCCGCTTGTTATCTGGCAAACTGGCAGTGGCACACAAAGCAACATGAATGCCAATGAG GTAATTGCAAATAGGGCTGCTGAGATACTTGGACATAAGCGTGGTGACAAGTTTGTACACCCTAATGACCATGTGAACAGGTCACAGTCCTCGAATGATACATTTCCCACT GTTATGCACATAGCAGCAGCTGTAGAGATCAATTCAAGGTTTATCCCAAGTCTGGAGCAGTTGCATAAGTCACTTCATTCGAAG TCTGATGAGTTTAAAGACATCATTAAAATTGGCCGTACACATACCCAAGATGCCACCCCACTGACTCTTGGTCAAGAGTTCAGTGGTTATGCTACACAG GTGAAATATGGAATTGACCGAATTGCATGTACCTTACCAAGGATGTATCAG CTTGCTCAAGGTGGGACTGCAGTTGGTACTGGCTTGAACACGAAGAAAGG ATTTGATGGCAAAATTGCAGCTGCTGTGGCTGAGGAAACAGAACTACCTTTCGTGACAGCAGAGAACAAGTTTGAAGCTTTG GCAGCACATGATGCTTTTGTTGAGAGCAGTGGTGCTGTGAACACAATTTCTGCATCTCTTATGAAGATAGCAAATGACATACGCTTGCTGGGAAG TGGCCCTCGTTGTGGACTTGGTGAACTTATCCTACCAGAAAATGAGCCTGGGAGCAGCATTATGCCT GGAAAGGTTAATCCTACCCAGTGTGAGGCTCTGACCATGGTTTGTGCTCAG GTTATGGGCAATCATGTCGGTGTTACGATAGGTGGTTCAAATGGGCATTTTGAACTGAACGTTTATAAGCCAATGATTGCTGCTGGATTGCTTCGA TCATTGAGATTATTAGGGGATGCATCTGTATCCTTTGAGAAAAACTGTGTCAGGGGAATAGAAGCAAACCATAAGAGAATTTCACAATTGTTGCACGAG TCTTTGATGTTGGTGACATCGCTGAACCCT AAAATTGGCTATGACAATGCTGCAGCCGTTGCTAAGAAAGCTCACAAAGAAGGAACAACACTGAAG GAAGCTGCTTTAAGCCTTGGAGTTTTGACGGAAAAGGAATTTCATGAACTCGTTGTTCCAGAGAAAATGATTGGCCCTTCTGATTAA